In Planctomonas sp. JC2975, the genomic stretch GCACGATGGGCGGAGATCGCGCGGACGCGCGAAGAGGCGGGATACGCCGCAGTGCTCGTCCCCGACACGCTGGCGACACCGTCGCCGTTCCTCGCACTGGCGGCCGCGGCATCCGCGACCACGAGCATCCGCCTCGGCACGTGGGTGCTCTCGGCTCCGCTGCGCAGACCGGCGGAGGTCGTGCGCGAGGCGTCGACCCTGCAACAGCTCTCCGACGGCCGGCTCGAGCTCGGGGTCGGAGCGGGGCGACCCGGCGGCGAGTACGACGCCGCCGCCCTCGGTGCGACCTGGGGTGGGGCCGGGGAACGCGTCAGCCAGGTCGAGGCCACCCTGGAGGCCGTGCGCGATGGGGTCTCCCCCGCTCCGTCGATCGTGGTCGCCGCGCATGGAGAGCGGATGCTCCGCCTCGCCGGCCGCTTCGCCGGCACCGTCGCGCTTCCGGCACCGCCAACGGCCGACCTGATCGAGATCGCCGAACTCGCGAAGCGAGCCAGATCCATCGGCGGGGGGCGTCTCGAGCTCGCGCTGCAGATCACCGGAGTCGGCGACGACATCCCGGACTGGCTCACCCAACGGCTCGGGCTGACCACCCAGGGATTGCGCGACCGCGGCGTGCCGACGCTGCTCTCCGGCGACGTCGACACCGATCTCGAACAGCTGGAAGCGCTTCGTGCGACAACCGGTATCTCGTACCTCACGGTGACTGACGAGTACGCCGATCGCCTCGCTCCGCTCGTGGGTCGCGCATCCGGCCGGTGACCGCGGTCCCTCGCATCAAACGGAGGTCTGCGGCAGCATCACGGCGCTGAAGAAGACGCCGAGAGCATCCGCATCGGTGAACGGCAGCACCGCCGCGACGTACTGATCCGGCCGCACCACGACCACGACGCCGTCGCGGGAGAGCCCGCGCTCCTCGAAGATGTCGTGCCCGTCGCCGGCGGCGTACACCTTTTCCCAGTTCATCAGGTGCAACGAGCCGCACAACGGACGGAACACTTCGGGGGCGGCGAGCAGGTCGACGTCCTCGAACCTCTGCTGATAGGCGACCTTCACGTCGAACACGGCGTCGCGGTCCGCGCCGGCGGGCGTGTACCGCACGAGCGGCGACTTCGGCGAGGCGATCATCCACTGCCCCCAGTCGGCGAGAGCGGATGCCTCACCCTGGGCTGGTCGGTCGGCGAACGCGTAAATGCGCCAGCGTCCGTCGGCGAGGTGGTGGTGGCCGAGATGCTCGACGTTGCCGTCGCACACCCGCACGACCTCGGCGGATCTGAACCGCTTGCCGATCGGATACCCCGTCGCGAGTGACTGGTGGGAGGCGTCGGCCGTGATCATCGACGGCGTGTACTGCGTCATGAAGCCCGATGGGAACTCGCTCGTGGCCAGGTAGAAGGTCGCCAGCTCCTGAGGGTCGTCGATCTCCTCCGGCTTGCGTGCCATGAGGGACGACCATTCGCGGTCGAAGTCGATGAGTTGCTGCGCCACCGGCTGCCGTTCGGCGGAGTAGGTCGAAAGCAGAGCATCGCCGCTGCGGCCGGTGAGAACGGATCCCAGCTTCCAGCCCAGGTTGAAGCCGTCCTGCATCGACACGTTCATGCCCTGGCCTGCCTTGGCCGAGTGCGTGTGACAGGCGTCGCCCATCAGGAAGACGTGCGGGGTGCCTTCGGCATCGACATCCACGTCGTCGAACTTGTCGGTGACCCGATGTCCCACCTCGTAGACGCTGTACCAGGCGGCCTGCCTCACGCTCAGCGTGTAGGGATTCAGGATCTCGTTCGCCTTCTCGACCGTCGCCTCCAATGGCGTCTCCCGCACGCGGTGATGGTCGTCATCGGCGACGGCCCCGAGGTCGACGTACACCCGGCAGAGGTATCCGCCTTCGCGCGGAATGAGCAGGATGTTCCCCGCCTCCGCGTTGATCGCGCACTTCGTGCGCCAGTCGGGGAAGTCTGTTTCGACCGTGACGTCCATGACACCCCAGGCATGTGCGGCGTAGGCGCCGAGGTGCTTGCGTCCGATGGACTCGCGAACCTGGCTGCGAGCACCGTCGCCGCCCGCCACGTACCTGGCACGGACGGTTCGCTCCTCTCCCGTCCGCGCTCCGGCGACGTGGCGCAGCTTCACCTCGACGGGATGCCCGCCCGTCTCGTGCACGGTCAAGTCGAGGAACTCGATTCCGTAGTCCGGAGTGATCCTGCCTGGGCCCCGCAGTGCGGCCTCGGCGAAGTAGTCGAGCACGC encodes the following:
- a CDS encoding LLM class flavin-dependent oxidoreductase, with the translated sequence MTTRDFRFGSVLGGQGTAARWAEIARTREEAGYAAVLVPDTLATPSPFLALAAAASATTSIRLGTWVLSAPLRRPAEVVREASTLQQLSDGRLELGVGAGRPGGEYDAAALGATWGGAGERVSQVEATLEAVRDGVSPAPSIVVAAHGERMLRLAGRFAGTVALPAPPTADLIEIAELAKRARSIGGGRLELALQITGVGDDIPDWLTQRLGLTTQGLRDRGVPTLLSGDVDTDLEQLEALRATTGISYLTVTDEYADRLAPLVGRASGR
- a CDS encoding FAD-dependent monooxygenase → MQFHHHGYVSGDPRVQPAAGTGLDRPTELPDEMDVLIVGSGPAGMLLAAQLSQFPDVTTRIIERRDGRLAIGQADGIQPRSVETFQAFGFAPQIVAEAYNIGWMNYWTPDPEHREHIIRTTRQADYAKDISEFPHLIVNQARVLDYFAEAALRGPGRITPDYGIEFLDLTVHETGGHPVEVKLRHVAGARTGEERTVRARYVAGGDGARSQVRESIGRKHLGAYAAHAWGVMDVTVETDFPDWRTKCAINAEAGNILLIPREGGYLCRVYVDLGAVADDDHHRVRETPLEATVEKANEILNPYTLSVRQAAWYSVYEVGHRVTDKFDDVDVDAEGTPHVFLMGDACHTHSAKAGQGMNVSMQDGFNLGWKLGSVLTGRSGDALLSTYSAERQPVAQQLIDFDREWSSLMARKPEEIDDPQELATFYLATSEFPSGFMTQYTPSMITADASHQSLATGYPIGKRFRSAEVVRVCDGNVEHLGHHHLADGRWRIYAFADRPAQGEASALADWGQWMIASPKSPLVRYTPAGADRDAVFDVKVAYQQRFEDVDLLAAPEVFRPLCGSLHLMNWEKVYAAGDGHDIFEERGLSRDGVVVVVRPDQYVAAVLPFTDADALGVFFSAVMLPQTSV